One genomic window of Chlamydiota bacterium includes the following:
- the hrcA gene encoding Heat-inducible transcription repressor HrcA codes for MVTKVKKKEKREQEILLGLVKLFLETGKPIGSSTLQANGFDHLSSATIRNYFAKLEAAKLLQQPHISGGRIPTSQAFKWYAQMAKRNIETNKEIKKILEKKLCCDVDKIYHFLEESVSVLAEISNAACVICSPRFDQDTILDIKLLMLDHKRLLCALVTNFGVVNTYILNVPKKISAFSQKRIENYLQAKLQNIATLLNLNEDEKTLAEKVYQEVMVRYIVNYTNFSNTDLISCGFSNLLQYKEFNNPLAITKSLSLFENEEQLRAILQKSMQAQDLVFWIAEDLKPFSENITHCSILAMPYKINEMIAGAILVYLPMRADYKMHFSILKTFSEFLSKALTKTTYKHKITFRTPTISPLKLTAQNLDETKQG; via the coding sequence ATGGTTACAAAAGTAAAGAAAAAAGAAAAGCGTGAACAAGAGATTCTCTTGGGGCTTGTCAAGTTATTTTTAGAAACAGGAAAGCCTATTGGTTCAAGTACCCTTCAAGCAAACGGATTTGATCATTTAAGTTCTGCGACTATTCGTAATTATTTTGCCAAATTAGAAGCTGCCAAATTGTTGCAGCAACCACATATTTCTGGAGGACGTATTCCGACATCTCAAGCATTCAAATGGTATGCACAAATGGCAAAACGCAACATTGAAACCAATAAAGAGATTAAAAAAATATTAGAAAAAAAGCTTTGCTGCGATGTGGATAAAATCTACCACTTTTTGGAAGAATCTGTGTCCGTACTTGCAGAGATTAGTAATGCAGCTTGTGTGATCTGCTCCCCGCGTTTTGATCAAGACACCATCTTAGATATCAAGCTTTTGATGCTCGATCATAAGCGTCTATTATGTGCCTTAGTGACAAATTTTGGTGTTGTGAACACTTATATTTTAAATGTGCCAAAAAAAATCAGCGCTTTTTCACAAAAACGCATCGAAAATTACTTGCAAGCCAAACTCCAAAACATTGCCACACTGTTAAATCTCAACGAAGACGAAAAAACACTCGCTGAAAAAGTATATCAAGAAGTCATGGTGCGCTACATTGTCAATTACACCAATTTTTCTAATACCGACTTGATCTCTTGCGGCTTTTCCAACCTTTTGCAATACAAAGAATTTAACAATCCTTTGGCTATTACAAAAAGTCTCTCCTTGTTTGAAAATGAAGAACAGCTGCGCGCCATTTTACAAAAAAGCATGCAAGCCCAAGATCTTGTCTTTTGGATTGCAGAAGACCTAAAACCTTTTTCAGAAAACATCACCCACTGCTCTATTTTGGCAATGCCTTATAAAATCAACGAAATGATTGCAGGAGCGATTTTGGTCTATTTACCAATGCGAGCAGATTATAAGATGCATTTTTCCATTTTAAAAACTTTTAGTGAGTTTCTTTCCAAAGCGCTAACGAAAACCACTTACAAGCATAAAATTACCTTTAGAACACCGACCATATCTCCTTTAAAACTCACTGCACAAAATTTAGATGAAACAAAACAGGGATAA
- the ycf3_1 gene encoding Photosystem I assembly protein Ycf3, whose amino-acid sequence MASISLLHGESGVGKTELTIQFAHQHRRDFSRIYRIDCSTDASIHLAYITMARDLHLYLEGKETPEGIRRAVNHRLANHLFEKPWLLILDNMEKPIEFPEKGGMVLITAINENVISWQTAPKYEVKPFSEEETITFLQSNTKETNIKDIKALHQELNGLPFLLGMAIPIIELCGDIHTFLQEYKDKTVLLEKGTDRHEISLGKIWQMLLEKAKFQNPNAFEWLSLCAYLNSENIPRAWIEEWLQMYKSFSPDQAKQESREIVRLFSDFKLIHFDPNTDMAKIHNLLQKMLQKELEENISIQQNVLTLLDAVEQFDLDKIETWEGGRIWLQHALSLLNTSQLEKHKEKMNQEQLAIFYSKIGDIKDSISQDTSVLKYVKDALKIRQTLYPNQNHPDLVNSLHDVGIVYRKMGDAKTALKYLKDALEMTTALYPNQNRPDLAGCLDSVGLAYLELGDAKTALKYLKDALEMTKALYPNQNHPDLAFYLNNMGMAYKAIGDAKTALKYLKDALEMAKALNPNQNHPDLVFYLNNMGMAYLELGDAKTALKYLKDTLEMTKALYPNQDHYNLANSLNNMGMVYLELGDAKTALKYLKDALEMTKALYPNQNHFFLANALNNMGMAYKAIGDAKTALKYLKDALEMAKALNPNQNHPFLVTSLDNVGVAYETLGDAEKALKYYQKALDMAKMVYDEDSEKIKIYQANVNRLKKKLEGSTCTIL is encoded by the coding sequence GTGGCTTCCATAAGTCTTCTCCATGGAGAATCTGGAGTTGGAAAAACAGAGCTGACAATCCAATTTGCTCACCAACATAGACGTGATTTCTCTAGAATTTATAGAATCGATTGTTCTACAGATGCATCAATACATTTGGCCTATATTACGATGGCAAGAGATCTTCATCTCTATTTAGAAGGCAAGGAAACCCCTGAAGGAATAAGACGAGCAGTCAATCATCGTCTTGCAAACCACCTTTTTGAAAAACCTTGGTTACTTATCCTTGATAACATGGAAAAACCCATTGAATTTCCTGAAAAAGGTGGAATGGTTTTAATCACTGCAATCAATGAAAACGTCATTTCTTGGCAAACTGCACCCAAATATGAAGTTAAACCCTTCAGTGAAGAGGAAACAATCACATTTCTTCAGTCTAATACAAAAGAAACCAACATAAAGGATATAAAAGCTTTGCATCAAGAATTGAACGGCCTTCCATTTCTTCTTGGAATGGCTATTCCAATTATCGAGTTATGTGGAGATATTCACACTTTTCTTCAAGAATACAAAGATAAAACAGTGCTTTTGGAAAAAGGGACGGATCGCCATGAAATATCCCTTGGCAAAATATGGCAAATGCTTTTGGAAAAGGCGAAATTTCAAAATCCAAACGCTTTTGAGTGGTTATCTCTATGTGCTTACTTAAATTCTGAAAATATCCCCAGAGCCTGGATCGAGGAATGGTTACAAATGTATAAAAGCTTTTCACCTGATCAAGCAAAACAAGAAAGTCGGGAAATAGTTAGATTATTTTCAGATTTTAAGCTTATACACTTCGACCCAAATACGGATATGGCAAAAATACATAATCTACTCCAAAAAATGCTTCAGAAAGAATTAGAAGAAAATATTTCAATCCAACAAAATGTTCTTACTCTACTAGATGCTGTGGAACAGTTTGATTTAGATAAAATCGAAACATGGGAAGGAGGAAGGATCTGGCTGCAGCATGCGCTTTCATTGTTAAACACATCTCAGTTAGAAAAGCACAAGGAAAAAATGAATCAAGAACAACTGGCTATTTTTTATAGCAAAATAGGAGACATTAAAGACTCAATTTCACAAGACACATCGGTATTAAAATATGTAAAAGATGCTTTAAAAATAAGACAAACTCTATACCCCAACCAAAATCACCCTGATTTAGTTAATTCTTTACATGATGTAGGCATAGTTTATCGAAAAATGGGAGATGCAAAAACAGCACTAAAATATCTAAAAGATGCTCTAGAAATGACAACAGCTCTATATCCCAACCAAAATCGTCCTGATTTAGCTGGTTGTTTAGATAGTGTAGGTTTAGCTTATCTAGAACTTGGAGATGCAAAAACAGCACTAAAATATCTAAAAGATGCTCTAGAAATGACAAAAGCTCTATATCCCAACCAAAATCATCCTGATTTAGCTTTTTATTTAAACAATATGGGCATGGCTTATAAAGCAATTGGAGATGCAAAAACAGCACTAAAATATCTAAAAGATGCCCTAGAAATGGCTAAAGCTCTAAACCCCAACCAAAATCATCCTGATTTAGTTTTTTATTTAAACAATATGGGCATGGCTTATCTAGAACTTGGAGATGCAAAAACAGCACTAAAATATCTAAAAGATACTCTAGAAATGACAAAAGCTCTATATCCCAATCAAGATCATTATAATTTAGCTAATTCTTTAAACAATATGGGCATGGTTTATCTAGAACTTGGAGATGCAAAAACAGCACTAAAATATCTAAAAGATGCTCTAGAAATGACAAAAGCTCTATATCCCAACCAAAATCACTTTTTTTTAGCTAATGCTTTAAACAATATGGGCATGGCTTACAAAGCAATTGGAGATGCAAAAACAGCACTAAAATATCTAAAAGATGCCCTAGAAATGGCTAAAGCTCTAAACCCCAACCAAAATCATCCTTTTTTAGTTACTTCTTTAGACAATGTAGGTGTAGCTTATGAAACTCTTGGAGATGCAGAAAAAGCTCTTAAATACTATCAAAAAGCACTTGATATGGCCAAAATGGTATATGACGAAGATTCAGAAAAAATAAAGATTTATCAAGCAAACGTCAACAGGCTCAAAAAAAAGCTCGAAGGCTCAACCTGCACCATCTTGTAA